Proteins encoded within one genomic window of Candidatus Thiodiazotropha endoloripes:
- a CDS encoding DUF2333 family protein, with translation MKDIFARIARQTAAMFNRILSLYHPRTLREKGKLWASGLATITLIVILFLLGVYWSIMPPPFDVRSHSNDRLAELELKPVTGSYTTMTLLTAIKTLLEKPGGYLSNDITPPSVFLDNMPNWEFGVLTQVRDLARSLRNDMSRSQSQSLENKDLAITEPQFNYSNDSWIFPSTEGEYRQGIVALERYLKGLSADGNQNTQFYARADNLRDWLAVVEKRLGSLSQRLSASVGQQRINTDLAGDPSASQSTATNQQMRVQTPWLEIDDVFYEARGSTWALIHFLQAVEIDFYEILRKKNALVSLRQIIRELEATQAPISSPVVLNGKGFGIFANYSLVMASYISRANAAVIDLRNLLSQG, from the coding sequence GTGAAGGACATATTCGCCAGGATTGCCCGCCAAACAGCGGCAATGTTCAATCGCATCCTATCCCTCTACCATCCCCGTACTCTGCGGGAGAAAGGTAAGCTCTGGGCGAGTGGCCTGGCCACCATCACACTGATCGTCATCCTGTTTCTGCTCGGAGTCTACTGGAGCATCATGCCGCCACCGTTCGATGTGCGCAGCCACAGTAACGATCGACTGGCGGAACTGGAGCTGAAACCGGTAACAGGCTCCTACACCACCATGACCCTGCTGACGGCAATCAAAACCCTGTTAGAAAAACCGGGTGGCTATCTGAGTAACGACATCACGCCTCCCAGTGTGTTTCTCGACAACATGCCGAATTGGGAGTTCGGCGTGCTCACCCAGGTCAGGGATCTGGCTCGTTCGCTGAGAAACGATATGAGCCGCTCCCAATCCCAATCCCTGGAAAACAAGGATCTCGCCATCACTGAGCCCCAGTTCAACTACAGCAATGACTCCTGGATTTTCCCATCCACCGAGGGTGAATACAGACAGGGTATTGTAGCACTGGAGCGTTATCTGAAAGGGCTCTCTGCGGATGGCAATCAAAACACCCAATTTTATGCCAGGGCCGATAATCTGCGGGATTGGCTGGCGGTGGTGGAAAAGAGGCTGGGCAGTCTTTCTCAGCGTTTGAGCGCCAGTGTCGGGCAACAGCGGATCAATACCGATCTGGCAGGTGACCCTTCGGCCTCCCAGTCCACAGCCACTAATCAGCAGATGAGGGTACAGACTCCCTGGCTGGAGATCGATGACGTTTTCTATGAAGCCAGAGGCTCGACCTGGGCACTGATTCACTTCCTGCAGGCAGTGGAGATCGATTTCTATGAAATCCTGCGCAAAAAGAATGCTCTGGTCAGTCTGCGACAGATCATCCGTGAACTGGAAGCCACCCAGGCACCGATCAGCAGTCCTGTGGTATTGAATGGTAAGGGATTTGGCATCTTCGCCAACTACTCGCTGGTGATGGCTTCCTACATTTCCAGAGCTAACGCGGCGGTAATCGATTTGCGAAACCTCCTCAGCCAGGGATGA
- the infA gene encoding translation initiation factor IF-1 yields MAKEDFIEMEGTVVETLPNTMFRVELENGHVVTAHISGKMRKHYIRILTGDKVTVQLTPYDLTKGRITYRAR; encoded by the coding sequence ATGGCGAAAGAAGATTTTATCGAGATGGAAGGCACGGTTGTCGAGACTCTGCCCAACACCATGTTCCGAGTGGAATTGGAAAACGGTCATGTGGTGACTGCCCATATTTCCGGCAAAATGCGCAAACACTACATTCGTATCCTTACCGGCGATAAGGTAACCGTGCAGCTGACCCCCTACGACCTGACCAAGGGCCGCATCACCTATCGTGCTCGCTGA